The Oncorhynchus kisutch isolate 150728-3 unplaced genomic scaffold, Okis_V2 scaffold4018, whole genome shotgun sequence genome includes a window with the following:
- the LOC116373087 gene encoding methylcytosine dioxygenase TET2 — METEKASQETEESLILAQLSAATQPDNLITAKLQNGTQSPEGAHQQINGDGNWNLYNKAVAGVINPMKRHRENCSSPAGVQGLFDQGSYNMINGGDLKHALCDQSLLGLHQAKKLRSDLEINGGDGEEMWDKKEGGDIMDDFPELTKPGEFDCDGTRLDKRNCNTFSNGGDIFSLSRNKQIANGATVSPNSIEGTPGDLLEKTLSQYYPEQVSIAAQTGVQEFQPEVGLVDDISSLTNELPELPEHATTQSPTSLTSGFPPISAQMPASEKQQQTGVADPKGQGSNGYNNSAAPYMVNGYSNSYRGEHPQQQPADGSQHQNNTEGIYRKPNQEFNHQNSFPSPLEQSTPLQTKEAIGFSPGPFPSPGMGQSEGRRRQQQYGMQQQQTGNPCGADSTGPQGSMGPASLPSSSEPGPQHSHQNGMMKDTTQQQQRGGADPGCPNSQMGWIDLNSRGQMLEPDSARRFQTGGQSFDVGPTGGAYQQQQPRPAQSPHQASPAQHNTAPEWQQQADSKGPPHMHQQQCNLPPQHQPHTQHMHQQQCNLPPPQQQQQGENCFRAPMQPEHLCEGDPDLEEILSPSFLQPPQRPQHQQQQQRPLSHPSQYDGQQSVNAPKSQDPNQGTMDGQQLLNKLKLEDYIRLEKKLKSPGGGYRGQGGQPQPGHQQQIQSMMRNNPGYNPVDPSQPNDAQQSQQASWRQSSSNTMEMEMELEMKQQQQQQHQQQQQRQYTPSPGPKQYSHQQQPPSHLRQPHPNHMDFPLTQTPPQPLPHLPHGALNQQVSAQQQQMYPKMEQNQQESCAQFQRGGPPPLGHGGPQGDFQRHAALRMHLLQRQSERESLGPPHPQTPVDFKHGVRPIKMVNGPRFEHPHHQGPGPPPLMQHQQQGREMGMVAGGIQVKQEYNPQPQTSCCGERSQSSSQRSILATMEQTLRQYQLSPVFDRKSLVIRSPNKVKVEQSGAVTVLSTHADLDGGSGGMEDMGMGRPGSNGLKRPHLDFTPKQEPLLQSFMNSPMKLLDTPIKNLLDTPIKTQYDIPSCHCMESISEKDEGPYYTHLGSAPNIKAIRDIMETRSGLTGSAIRIEKVVYTGKEGKSTQGCPIAKWVIRRGSVDEKLLVLVRERERHKCEATCIVVIILIWDGIPTTMADQLYMELSDTLTRHGALTQRRCAINEERTCACQGLDPEACGASFSFGCSWSMYYNGCKFARSKIPRKFKLTGDDPKEEERLEQNLQNLATLMAPTYKTLAPDAYQNQVEHEQRAPDCRLGKGEGRPFSGVTACMDFCAHAHRDLHNMQGGSTVVCTLTKEDNRQIGKIPEDEQLHVLPLYKASPTDEFGSAEGQQEKIKTGAIQVLNAFRRQIRMLSEPAKSCRQKKLDAKRAAASKNAGGPDTPSKAEKALQAKLKSSSTYESIAQSTPGTGPNPGAMGTTPQPPGQPPGHPLGAHLQQLQHQNALHAFPGSPHPASPYAGFPNHPGPFQSTSKPGSMYPQPPASASPYPSPLHIPTSYMNGSNPPSSYPSPMTPGSPYPGYQCNGGSPLDNYHPYYTSNPKHLDMYRQQRPGALYPDMQQQYGAHQRYGVNYPPQYGEPGLQINGYSNCSSMRSGIHPMSPYGPPSYGPSGAPDAQYLDALSRPPSAHHPGLDYAAAVSKGNQFGGYPNPYLSQSTKMFPPGGPQDPFCMQVKPEMGLQSPCMTPTQPGFPGLPNEHLHGGSPMIKQEPRSGPPTPTTPKEKPAMWSDNEHNFLDPEIGGVAVAPSHGSILIECAKREMHATTPLKNPKRNHPARISLVFYQHKNMNEAKHGLALWEAKMAEKQREKDEDAERNGAEGATVTPSKSTKKGAKREHPELSEQQGEPPYKRFIQTLMERSMSCTTNTYVNTSPYAFTKVTGPYSRFI; from the exons ATGGAAACAGAAAAGGCCAGCCAGGAGACGGAAGAAAGTCTGATACTAGCACAACTCAGCGCCGCCACTCAACCAGACAACCTGATCACCGCCAAGCTCCAAAATGGCACCCAGTCACCGGAAGGAGCACATCAGCAGATCAACGGGGATGGAAACTGGAACCTTTACAACAAGGCCGTGGCAGGGGTCATCAACCCAATGAAGAGACACAGGGAGAACTGCAGCAGTCCTGCCGGAGTGCAGGGACTGTTCGACCAAGGCTCTTATAACATGATCAATGGTGGGGATCTGAAGCATGCGCTCTGTGACCAGTCCTTACTGGGCCTTCACCAGGCCAAGAAACTCAGATCGGATTTGGAGATTaatggaggggatggagaggagatgtgGGACAAAAAGGAGGGTGGGGACATCATGGACGATTTCCCAGAGTTGACAAAGCCTGGGGAGTTTGactgcgatgggacaagactggatAAGAGAAACTGTAATACTTTCTCAAATGGAGGGGATATTTTCTCACTATCGAGGAACAAGCAAATAGCTAACGGTGCTACAGTGAGCCCCAATTCCATTGAAGGCACACCTGGTGACCTTCTAGAGAAAACTCTGTCTCAGTATTACCCAGAACAAGTGTCCATCGCAGCACAGACGGGCGTGCAGGAGTTTCAACCGGAGGTGGGGTTGGTCGACGACATTAGCTCACTCACCAACGAACTCCCTGAACTGCCCGAACATGCCACGACGCAGTCACCTACCTCTCTTACCTCAGGGTTCCCTCCCATTTCAGCCCAGATGCCTGCCTCTGAGAAACAGCAGCAGACTGGGGTAGCAGACCCTAAAGGGCAAGGCAGCAATGGATATAACAACTCAGCCGCCCCGTATATGGTGAATGGGTATTCTAACAGTTACAGAGGAGAGCACCCGCAACAGCAGCCCGCTGACGGCTCGCAACATCAGAACAACACAGAGGGCATTTACAGGAAACCTAACCAGGAGTTTAACCATCAGAACTCTTTCCCGAGCCCTCTAGAGCAGAGCACTCCGCTGCAGACAAAAGAGGCCATTGGGTTCAGCCCCGGCCCTTTCCCCAGCCCAGGCATGGGGCAGAGTGAGGGGAGGCGCCGGCAGCAACAGTATGGGATGCAGCAACAGCAGACAGGAAACCCCTGTGGAGCTGACTCTACGGGCCCCCAGGGCTCCATGGGCCCAGCTTCCCTGCCCAGTAGCAGTGAGCCTGGACCCCAACACTCCCATCAAAACGGGATGATGAAAGACACAACCCAGcaacagcagagaggaggggcAGATCCCGGTTGCCCTAATTCCCAGATGGGCTGGATAGATCTAAACTCCCGGGGTCAGATGCTGGAGCCCGACTCAGCACGGAGGTTCCAGACGGGGGGACAAAGCTTCGACGTAGGACCCACCGGAGGGGCCTACCAGCAACAGCAGCCGCGGCCGGCCCAGTCGCCTCACCAAGCATCTCCTGCCCAACACAACACTGCCCCAGAGTGGCAGCAGCAGGCCGACTCTAAAGGCCCACCTCACATGCACCAACAACAGTGTAATCTTCCTCCTCAACATCAGCCACATACACAACACATGCACCAGCAGCAGTgtaatcttcctcctcctcaacaGCAGCAGCAAGGGGAGAATTGTTTTCGAGCCCCCATGCAGCCAGAGCACTTATGCGAAGGCGACCCAGATCTAGAGGAAATACTATCACCTAGCTTTTTGCAGCCGCCACAACGTCCACAAcatcaacagcagcagcagcgccCGCTGTCCCATCCATCTCAGTACGACGGACAGCAGTCGGTCAACGCACCCAAGTCACAGGACCCCAACCAGGGCACGATGGACGGTCAACAGCTGCTGAACAAACTCAAGCTGGAGGACTACATCAGGTTAGAGAAGAAGCTGAAATCCCCTGGTGGAGGCTACAGAGGTCAGGGTGGTCAACCCCAGCCTGGGCACCAGCAGCAGATACAGTCTATGATGAGAAACAACCCTGGGTACAATCCTGTAGACCCCTCTCAGCCCAACGACGCACAGCAGTCCCAGCAGGCGTCATGGAGACAGAGCAGCAGTAATAccatggagatggagatggagctgGAGATgaagcagcaacaacaacagcagcaccaACAACAACAGCAGAGGCAGTACACTCCAAGCCCCGGACCCAAGCAATACTCCCACCAGCAGCAGCCGCCGTCCCACCTCCGACAACCACACCCCAACCACATGGACTTCCCCCTTACCCAGACCCCCCCACAACCGCTACCTCACTTACCACACGGTGCTTTAAACCAGCAGGTGTCTGCACAGCAACAGCAGATGTATCCTAAAATGGAGCAGAATCAGCAGGAGTCTTGCGCCCAGTTCCAGAGGGGGGGGCCTCCACCCCTGGGACACGGGGGCCCCCAGGGGGACTTCCAGAGGCACGCGGCCCTGCGGATGCATCTTCTACAGAGGCAGTCTGAGAGGGAGTCTCTGGGTCCCCCTCATCCACAGACCCCTGTAGATTTCAAACACGGCGTCCGGCCCATCAAGATGGTGAATGGGCCGCGGTTCGAACACCCTCACCACCAAGGGCCTGGACCACCGCCCTTGATGCAGCATCAACAGCAGGGCCGGGAGATGGGTATGGTAGCGGGGGGCATCCAGGTCAAGCAGGAGTACAATCCACAGCCCCAGACGTCGTGCTGCGGTGAGCGGAGCCAGAGCAGCTCCCAGCGGAGCATCCTAGCCACCATGGAGCAGACTCTCAGACAGTATCAGCTTTCGCCAGTCTTCGACAGGAAGTCCCTCGTCATCAGGTCACCGAACAAGGTCAAGGTGGAGCAGTCTGGCGCTGTGACGGTGCTCTCGACCCACGCGGACCTGGACGGTGGGTCGGGTGGGATGGAGGACATGGGGATGGGGCGCCCTGGCTCCAATGGGCTGAAAAGACCCCACCTAGACTTCACCCCCAAGCAGGAACCCCTGCTCCAGAGTTTTATGAATTCCCCCATGAAACTCTTGGATACTCCCATTAAAAACCTATTGGATACTCCTATCAAGACCCAGTATGATATCCCTTCCTGCCACTGCATGG AGTCCATCAGTGAGAAGGACGAAGGGCCGTATTACACTCACCTGGGCTCCGCTCCGAATATCAAGGCCATCCGTGACATCATGGAGACAAG GTCTGGGCTAACTGGCAGTGCCATCAGGATTGAAAAAGTGGTGTACACAGGCAAAGAAGGGAAGAGTACACAGGGATGCCCCATTGCTAAATGG GTGATCCGGCGCGGCAGCGTGGACGAGAAGCTCCTGGTGCTGGTGCGTGAGCGGGAGCGCCACAAGTGCGAGGCGACGTGCATCGTGGTGATCATCCTGATCTGGGACGGCATCCCCACCACCATGGCAGACCAGCTCTACATGGAGCTCAGCGACACTCTGACGAGACACGGAGCCCTCACCCAGCGACGATGTGCCATCAACGAGGA GAGGACGTGTGCGTGCCAGGGGCTGGACCCAGAGGCCTGTGGCGCTTCCTTCTCCTTCGGCTGTTCCTGGAGCATGTACTACAACGGCTGCAAGTTTGCAAGGAGCAAAATCCCACGCAAATTCAAGCTAACTGGGGACGACCCGAAAGAG GAAGAAAGGCTGGAGCAAAATCTTCAGAATCTGGCAACCCTAATGGCCCCCACATACAAAACCCTGGCACCAGATGCCTATCAAAACCAG GTGGAACATGAGCAAAGGGCGCCAGACTGCCGTCTGGGAAAGGGGGAGGGGCGACCGTTCTCCGGGGTCACCGCCTGTATGGACTTCTGCGCTCACGCTCACAGAGACCTCCACAACATGCAGGGGGGCAGCACTGTG gtgtgcacgctaaccaaggagGACAACCGCCAGATCGGGAAGATTCCGGAGGACGAGCAGCTCCATGTGCTGCCCCTTTACAAGGCCTCGCCAACGGATGAATTTGGCAGTGCAGAGGGCCAGCAGGAGAAGATCAAGACGGGCGCCATCCAGGTGCTCAATGCCTTCCGCCGCCAGATCCGCATGCTCTCCGAGCCTGCCAAGTCCTGCCGGCAGAAGAAGCTGGACGCCAAGCGGGCTGCCGCAAGCAAGAATGCCGGGGGACCGGACACGCCTTCGAAGGCAGAGAAAGCCCTACAGGCCAAACTGAAATCTAGTAGCACTTATGAGAGCATAGCTCAGAGCACTCCTGGGACAG GTCCAAATCCAGGCGCCATGGGAACGACCCCCCAGCCACCAGGTCAGCCGCCAGGTCACCCCCTCGGCGCCCACCTCCAGCAACTCCAGCACCAGAACGCCCTTCACGCCTTCCCTGGATCCCCCCATCCAGCCAGCCCCTACGCCGGCTTCCCCAACCACCCCGGcccttttcaaagcacttccaAGCCAGGTAGCATGTACCCCCAGCCACCAGCCTCAGCAAGCCCTTACCCCTCCCCTTTGCACATACCCACCTCTTACATGAATGGGTCGAATCCACCGAGCTCTTATCCCAGCCCCATGACTCCAGGTAGTCCCTACCCGGGTTACCAGTGTAACGGAGGTTCACCCTTAGACAACTACCACCCTTACTACACCTCGAACCCAAAGCACCTGGACATGTACCGGCAACAGAGGCCAGGAGCGCTATACCCCGACATGCAGCAGCAGTATGGTGCGCACCAACGCTATGGGGTAAACTACCCTCCTCAGTATGGTGAGCCCGGTTTACAGATCAATGGTTACAGCAACTGTAGCAGCATGAGGTCCGGCATCCACCCCATGAGCCCCTACGGTCCCCCCTCGTACGGTCCCAGCGGTGCCCCTGATGCCCAATACCTGGATGCGCTCTCCAGGCCGCCCTCAGCCCACCACCCAGGGCTGGACTATGCAGCAGCAGTAAGCAAAGGCAATCAGTTTGGTGGGTACCCCAATCCCTACCTCTCCCAGAGCACCAAAATGTTCCCCCCGGGCGGCCCCCAGGACCCTTTCTGTATGCAAGTCAAGCCCGAGATGGGTCTCCAAAGCCCGTGCATGACACCCACGCAACCAGGGTTCCCAGGGCTCCCCAACGAACACCTCCACGGGGGTTCCCCCATGATCAAGCAGGAGCCCAGGTCGGGTCCGCCAACGCCCACCACACCCAAGGAGAAGCCTGCCATGTGGTCCGACAACGAGCACAACTTCCTGGATCCGGAGATCGGCGGGGTGGCTGTGGCGCCCAGCCATGGCTCCATCCTCATCGAGTGTGCCAAGCGGGAGATGCATGCCACCACGCCGCTAAAAAACCCCAAACGCAACCACCCCGCTCGCATCTCCCTGGTGTTTTACCAGCACAAGAACATGAACGAGGCGAAGCACGGCCTGGCGCTGTGGGAGGCCAAGATGGCCGAGAAGCAAAGGGAGAAGGATGAGGACGCCGAGAGGAACGGGGCCGAAGGCGCCACAGTGACGCCCAGCAAGAGCACTAAGAAGGGAGCGAAGAGGGAGCACCCGGAGCTGTCAGAGCAGCAAGGGGAGCCGCCGTACAAGCGCTTCATCCAGACCCTCATGGAGAGGTCCATGTCGTGCACCACAAACACCTACGTCAACACGTCGCCCTACGCTTTTACCAAGGTCACAGGGCCGTACAGCCGCTTCATCTAG